A genomic segment from Lignipirellula cremea encodes:
- a CDS encoding sigma 54-interacting transcriptional regulator, with amino-acid sequence MVENNAEKLAYLVIRDGAKWSDVFRLIPGRTVTVGRAPGNEIVLKDEQISRRHAEIFMTQGSWTVRDLDSRNGTAVGSERVVGDCPLFPGDVIRIAHSQLAFVEDLSNVFGDSTATVRSDEPGGDTLMTEAPDLSGSSISLDSSATITHRRHNTRFLEPARHDDEISIPRVGRAAKMLCRLAFELANQPDARSVANLALEGVFEGAKIDAGAVLLAPRELEGEIKADDLQVIATRTDSGAGYHRISNFIAETVLREGEAVLARNVAGDDTLGSRDSKGEISTTSVLCAPIRQDKKVIGFIHLYSTDTESAPDPDDLEFTLAVADNVALALKNLARQQDLAEHLTRSKYEINQLRERLGVESEIVGGSALMRQVHEDIAKAAPSRATVLIRGESGSGKELVARAVHFSSPRKNGPFVCLNCAALSESLLESELFGHEKGAFTGATDRKVGKFEAADKGTLMLDEIGEMSPSIQAKFLRVLEGHPFERVGGAKAIHVDVRVIAATNRDLEKAVQAKEFRRDLYFRLRVIEVFAPPLRKRPADVIELAHHFLARFNTETGRKITGYSPDALQHLRHYRWPGNVRELKNVIERAVVLARGETIEVHDLALSNLATASESGEIAPPALAVYEEVSLKEIEKRHIAATLQANSWNKSRAAAILGIERSTLDRKISRYKINREPSFREE; translated from the coding sequence GTGGTGGAAAACAACGCGGAAAAACTGGCGTATCTGGTCATACGCGATGGGGCCAAATGGTCGGACGTCTTCCGCCTGATCCCCGGCCGCACCGTCACGGTCGGTCGTGCGCCTGGCAATGAAATTGTGCTCAAAGATGAACAGATCAGCCGGCGTCATGCCGAGATCTTTATGACCCAGGGCAGCTGGACGGTGCGCGATCTCGACAGCCGCAACGGTACGGCCGTCGGCAGTGAACGGGTCGTCGGCGACTGCCCCTTGTTCCCCGGCGACGTGATCCGCATCGCCCATTCGCAGTTGGCTTTTGTCGAAGACTTGTCGAACGTGTTCGGCGATTCGACCGCGACGGTGCGCAGCGATGAGCCAGGCGGTGACACGCTGATGACCGAGGCGCCCGATCTGAGCGGCTCTTCGATCTCGCTCGATTCGTCCGCCACGATTACCCATCGCCGGCATAACACCCGGTTCCTGGAACCGGCCCGGCACGACGATGAAATCTCCATTCCCCGCGTCGGCCGCGCCGCCAAAATGCTCTGCCGCCTGGCGTTTGAACTGGCCAACCAGCCCGATGCCAGGTCGGTCGCCAACCTGGCGCTCGAAGGGGTCTTCGAAGGCGCCAAAATCGATGCCGGCGCGGTGCTGCTGGCCCCGCGCGAACTGGAAGGAGAAATCAAGGCCGACGACCTGCAGGTGATCGCCACGCGGACTGACTCCGGCGCCGGTTATCACCGCATCTCCAACTTCATCGCCGAGACCGTCCTCCGCGAAGGCGAAGCCGTCCTGGCCCGTAACGTGGCCGGCGACGATACGCTCGGCAGTCGCGACAGCAAAGGGGAAATCTCCACCACCAGCGTGCTGTGCGCTCCGATCCGGCAAGACAAAAAGGTAATCGGGTTCATCCATTTGTACTCGACCGATACGGAATCAGCCCCCGATCCCGACGACCTGGAGTTCACCCTCGCCGTCGCCGACAATGTCGCCCTGGCGCTCAAGAACCTCGCCCGCCAGCAGGACCTGGCCGAACACCTGACGCGCAGCAAGTACGAAATTAACCAGCTCCGCGAACGCCTGGGCGTGGAAAGCGAGATCGTCGGCGGCAGCGCCCTGATGCGGCAAGTGCACGAGGATATCGCTAAGGCGGCCCCCAGCCGGGCCACCGTGCTGATCCGCGGCGAAAGCGGTTCGGGCAAAGAGCTGGTCGCCCGGGCGGTGCATTTTTCCAGCCCCCGCAAGAACGGCCCGTTTGTCTGTTTGAACTGCGCGGCCCTGTCGGAATCCTTGCTGGAAAGCGAGCTGTTCGGCCATGAGAAAGGCGCCTTTACCGGCGCGACGGACCGGAAGGTCGGCAAGTTTGAAGCGGCGGACAAAGGGACGCTCATGCTCGACGAAATCGGCGAGATGAGCCCCTCGATCCAGGCCAAATTCCTCCGCGTGCTGGAAGGCCATCCGTTTGAACGGGTCGGCGGCGCCAAAGCGATCCATGTCGATGTGCGGGTGATCGCCGCCACCAATCGCGACCTGGAGAAAGCAGTCCAGGCGAAAGAGTTCCGCCGCGATCTGTACTTTCGCCTGCGCGTGATCGAAGTCTTCGCGCCGCCCCTGCGCAAGCGGCCGGCGGATGTGATCGAGCTGGCCCATCATTTCCTGGCTCGCTTTAATACGGAGACTGGCCGGAAGATCACGGGCTATTCGCCCGACGCCCTGCAGCACCTGCGGCATTACCGCTGGCCCGGCAACGTGCGGGAGTTAAAGAACGTGATCGAACGGGCCGTGGTGCTGGCCCGCGGCGAAACGATCGAAGTGCACGATCTGGCCCTGTCCAACCTGGCCACCGCCAGCGAGTCGGGCGAGATCGCCCCGCCCGCCCTGGCCGTCTACGAAGAGGTCTCCCTGAAAGAGATCGAAAAGCGGCACATCGCCGCCACGCTGCAGGCGAACTCCTGGAACAAAAGCCGAGCCGCCGCCATCCTGGGCATCGAGCGTTCCACCCTCGACCGGAAAATCTCCCGCTACAAAATCAACCGCGAACCGAGCTTCCGGGAAGAATGA
- a CDS encoding YfbK domain-containing protein: MTPSFPTPEDANGPTDQAEERAALITAYALGQLPPDEAVRLEQADDFSPEEAARIRRLANQVAAVEQAGGSRSPALRDKLEKQFAAPVTLPPRTGSGRRRVLIGAASLALLTAGLPLCWWSVAVLRQKAERAEVAVNAPEDIAFTGGTTVQLPGFSNESLTAEEPVRVQDNLDSAMAEVLRSKVKGSSLTGHSLVLDLYGSNGTPASGFNRPTSDTRYSGGTITGLGIEGRGRAEQYWYAAPPGIVNNNTRWALDNSDSMALDLGRDLEPRDNLQAPGGGEAGPGHEGYAPLVDNPFAPVWGGRAVSTFSIDVDTASYSNVRRMLRDGYWPPADAVRIEEMINYFHYDYRQPEQGPVTAQLDLAACPWAPGHQLLRVALKGKEVEQKERPPCNLVFLLDVSGSMNSADKLPLLQESMKLLTAQLDKGDRVAIVTYAGREALHLDTTFGDQQIAIRDAISALGAGGSTNGSAGITLAYQKARANFDKNRVNRVILATDGDLNVGVTDTAELKQLIAKEAASGVFLTVLGFGKGNLQDELLEQLADHGNGVYAYIDSVREGRKVLAEQATSTLVTIAKDVKLQLEFNPRRVGAYRLIGYANRMLQTADFANDKKDAGDLGAGHTVTAFYELIPPPLDDAPPEPETPLGEGEWKYQAPAGLQSRQTPAAQTDEWVTASLRYKEPQATESQRLEFVLRDPPVAFAKASVDFQFAAAVAAWGMQLRQSPYRGDFTLADVKKIAADVIKLEAGDRAEFLELLERSEQLRAGDGK; this comes from the coding sequence ATGACGCCTTCTTTCCCCACTCCCGAAGATGCGAACGGGCCCACGGACCAGGCCGAAGAACGGGCCGCGCTGATCACCGCGTACGCCCTGGGGCAGTTGCCGCCGGACGAAGCGGTCCGCCTGGAGCAGGCGGACGATTTCTCGCCGGAGGAAGCCGCCCGGATCCGTCGGCTGGCCAACCAGGTCGCCGCGGTCGAACAGGCCGGCGGCAGTCGCTCACCGGCGCTGCGGGACAAGCTGGAGAAGCAGTTCGCAGCGCCCGTCACGCTTCCGCCCCGCACCGGCAGCGGTCGACGACGGGTGCTGATCGGCGCCGCTTCCCTGGCGCTGCTCACGGCCGGGTTGCCGCTGTGCTGGTGGTCGGTCGCCGTGCTGCGGCAGAAAGCGGAGCGTGCGGAAGTGGCGGTCAATGCTCCCGAGGACATCGCTTTCACGGGTGGGACGACCGTCCAGCTTCCCGGTTTCTCGAACGAGTCCTTGACGGCTGAGGAACCCGTACGCGTACAAGATAATCTCGATTCGGCGATGGCCGAGGTCCTTCGCAGCAAGGTGAAAGGAAGCAGTCTGACAGGGCACTCGTTAGTGTTGGATCTTTACGGTTCCAACGGGACGCCAGCGTCCGGCTTCAACAGGCCAACGAGCGACACCCGTTATTCCGGCGGAACCATCACTGGCCTGGGAATCGAAGGGCGCGGCCGGGCAGAGCAATACTGGTATGCGGCGCCCCCGGGCATAGTAAATAACAACACACGGTGGGCCCTCGACAACAGCGACTCGATGGCGCTGGATCTGGGCCGCGACCTGGAGCCGCGCGATAACCTGCAGGCCCCTGGCGGCGGTGAGGCTGGCCCGGGCCACGAAGGCTACGCCCCGCTGGTCGACAATCCGTTTGCGCCCGTCTGGGGCGGCCGGGCGGTGTCGACGTTTTCGATCGACGTCGATACGGCGTCGTATTCGAACGTGCGGCGGATGCTCCGCGACGGCTACTGGCCGCCGGCCGATGCGGTGCGCATCGAGGAGATGATCAACTACTTCCACTACGACTACCGCCAGCCGGAACAGGGACCCGTTACGGCCCAGCTCGATCTGGCCGCCTGTCCCTGGGCGCCCGGTCATCAGCTGTTAAGGGTAGCGCTCAAAGGGAAAGAGGTCGAACAGAAAGAACGTCCGCCTTGTAACCTGGTCTTCCTGCTGGATGTCTCCGGCTCCATGAACAGCGCCGACAAACTCCCGCTGCTGCAGGAGTCGATGAAGCTGCTGACGGCCCAGCTGGATAAAGGCGACCGCGTCGCTATCGTCACCTATGCGGGCCGCGAAGCGTTGCACCTGGACACCACCTTCGGCGATCAGCAGATCGCGATCCGCGACGCCATCTCCGCGCTGGGCGCCGGCGGCTCCACCAACGGCAGCGCCGGGATTACGCTGGCGTACCAGAAGGCCCGGGCGAACTTTGACAAGAACCGCGTGAACCGGGTGATCCTGGCGACCGACGGCGACCTGAACGTGGGCGTGACCGACACCGCAGAGCTGAAGCAGCTGATCGCCAAAGAAGCAGCCTCCGGCGTGTTCCTCACGGTGCTGGGCTTTGGCAAGGGGAACCTGCAGGATGAACTGCTGGAGCAGCTGGCCGATCATGGGAACGGCGTATACGCCTACATCGACTCTGTCCGCGAAGGCCGCAAGGTGCTGGCCGAACAGGCGACGTCGACGCTGGTCACCATCGCCAAGGACGTCAAACTGCAGCTGGAGTTCAACCCGCGGCGGGTCGGCGCGTATCGTCTGATCGGTTACGCCAACCGGATGCTGCAGACGGCCGACTTCGCCAACGACAAAAAGGACGCCGGCGACCTGGGCGCCGGACATACGGTCACCGCGTTCTATGAGCTGATCCCTCCCCCGCTGGACGACGCCCCGCCGGAACCGGAAACGCCGCTGGGCGAAGGGGAATGGAAGTACCAGGCGCCTGCCGGCCTGCAGTCCCGCCAGACGCCGGCCGCCCAAACCGACGAATGGGTGACCGCGTCGCTGCGTTACAAAGAGCCGCAAGCGACCGAGAGCCAGCGGCTGGAGTTCGTGCTCCGCGATCCACCGGTCGCCTTCGCCAAGGCCAGCGTCGACTTCCAGTTCGCCGCCGCCGTCGCGGCCTGGGGGATGCAACTCCGGCAGTCGCCCTACCGCGGCGACTTCACCCTGGCCGACGTGAAAAAGATCGCCGCCGACGTCATTAAACTAGAGGCAGGCGACCGGGCCGAGTTCCTGGAATTGCTCGAGCGATCGGAGCAGCTGCGGGCCGGAGACGGCAAATAG
- a CDS encoding RNA polymerase sigma factor, producing the protein MTAPARRSVLEALDRYELPLLRYAQRLLSDEGLARDAVQHAFLQLCRQSPPIDSEKTGAWLYTVCRNKALDQRRRQGRNETLAEAQTLPSADPDPSQAAEQAELGQRLQKYLDQLPTAQREALHLWSSGCSYREIAQITSRREASIRVLVHRALVRLRQHPSVQNLLCEPASQEFPS; encoded by the coding sequence ATGACGGCGCCCGCCCGACGAAGCGTACTCGAGGCCCTGGATCGCTACGAGCTTCCGCTGCTGCGTTATGCGCAGCGCCTGCTTTCCGATGAGGGCCTGGCTCGCGATGCGGTGCAGCATGCGTTCCTGCAGTTGTGCCGCCAGTCGCCGCCGATCGACTCGGAAAAAACAGGCGCCTGGCTGTATACAGTCTGTCGCAACAAAGCCCTCGATCAGCGCCGGCGCCAGGGCCGGAACGAAACGCTGGCGGAGGCCCAAACGCTGCCCTCCGCCGACCCCGATCCCAGCCAGGCCGCCGAACAGGCCGAGCTGGGCCAGCGACTCCAAAAATACCTCGACCAGCTGCCGACCGCGCAGCGCGAAGCTCTGCACCTGTGGTCCAGCGGCTGCAGCTATCGCGAAATTGCCCAGATTACCTCCCGTCGGGAGGCCAGCATTCGGGTGCTCGTGCACCGGGCGCTCGTCCGGTTGCGACAACATCCGTCCGTGCAGAATTTGCTCTGCGAACCTGCTTCCCAGGAGTTCCCGTCATGA